A stretch of DNA from Chloroflexota bacterium:
GGCCAGCGAGTAGTCACGAATCACCCCCTTAATTTCAGGAACTGCTTACAGCAGTCGCGGACATGGCTGGGATAGCTGTGCGAATCGTACATGGGAGGTGGGGAGGGTGTCAAGAAGGTGGGGGACACCCCCAAGCCCCCGACAAAGGGGCTTCTGCCCCTCTGCACTCCCCAAGGATACGTCAAGGGCTGAACCTGAGAGTTACCTTTCCGGGTGGTACTTGAAGGAGAGCTTCAGCTTGGTGCGGTAGGCACGGACCTTCCCGTTGTCGATCTGCATATCCATCTCGACGACCTCAGCAATGCGGAGGTCCTCCAATGTCTTAGCAGCCGTCTCCACTGCTACTGCAGCAGCCTTCTCCCATGATTGGGTACTGGTGCCAATGACCTCGATTACGTCGTATACGCTGCCTGCTCCATCCGTCATGTCCCCTCCCTTTCTCCTCGTGGACTCTGGTACGCTCCCCGAAGATCAATCGTGCTCTGCATCTTACAGGATATGTTCTGAATATGTCAAGGAAGCCGCTTCACCTGGCGCCAGCCTTCCTGATCAGGTCCGACAGCACCTCCGCTGCCTGTCTCCGCTTTTCTCTGTTGGCAGTGGTAACGTCGATGTACTGGAGGGCTTTTGTTTCACAGAACTTCGCGCACGCCGGTTCACCATCACAGAGGTCACATTTGATGATTTTTCTGGCAGCAGGATCGAAACCCATAGCGCCGAAGGGGCAGACTGCCACGCAGAACCTGCAGCCGATGCAGAGATCATAATTTACCGCCACCCTGCCAACGTCTTCGTCCCTGGCGAGAGCCTTCACCGGACACACCGCCATGCAGGGGGCCGACTCACACTGCTGGCAGAGCATGGGGATGGCGATGCAGTCCTGGTCCCACTTGACGACGGCGACCATGGCCCTGCCTGGATTCACCGTCCCATTCTTGTTGACAGAGCAGACCACCTCACAGAGCCTGCAGCCGGTACATTTCGAATGGTCTACGATCAGCATTTTCTTCATCGTTCGCGCCCTCCCTGCTGAAGTATTGACATGACCGGTGCAACCAGGCACCAGTCAGCGTAACAACCGAGATTCTTCGCTGCGCTCAGAATGACACCCATTTCTGCCACCAAGCACTAGATAATATGCGAAGGTTCCTGGTCCAGGCCTAACCTTACCAGGGTCTCTGATTTGGGTACTCCATTCCTGTCCCAGCCATACACCTCATAGTATTCATCGAGCAACCCTTCAAACTTTTCTCTGTCTATCGTCCTGTCCTTGAACCCGGGCGGGCCGAGAGGAGTCGGTTCCACAAAGTAGCGCTCGGGCAGAGTATCATCTTTCCTCTTTGCTCCCTCACGATTGTTGAACATCCTCTCCAGGGTACAGATTCGTTCGGCTATTTCCATCATCCCCGATGGTGACAGATCAAGGCCCGCGATGTAGTGAACCAGCTTGCAGTAATCCTCGTAGCCAATGCTGGAGGGGCTCATGAAGAGGGGGTAGAATTTGCATGTCCCCAGAGCATCGGGAATAGCATATAGAAGCTCATGCCACCGGATTAACCTGCCGCTCCCCTCATAGGCATTCATCTCCGGTACCGGGAAACCGAACAGCTTGTCTCTGATCTCCGGGGGCAGCAGGTGGGCATCCAGGCCAGGGCGGTTTCTCAGGTGGTCAGCACCCCTCGTGGCCACAGCTATGCCTAATGAATGGCTGGGTGTGGCCCTTTCGTCCGTGTGGAGGCAGCTCATGCCCTTGATGTGAACATTGTAGTAGCGGGACTTTTCTCCCAGCTTCTCTATGGCTCTGAGGGGGCCCTCAGCCAGAATGTCTCCCAGTCCCTGCCTTTTGGCAATCCGGTGCACCATTTCGTACAGCACCTGCTCGTTGCCCCACTCCAGCTTCAGACCATCAGTAACCCTGTCATCAATGATGCCTTTCTCATACAGCTCTATCGCCCAGGAGACCATGCTGCCAAGCTCCAGGGAGTCAACGCCGTACTTGTTGACCAGGTAATTGCCAACAAGAGCAACTTCCATTCTTTTACAGTCGACCTCTGCAGTGAGGGCCGCCAGCGTACTCCATTCCGGCCCTTCCATGTATTTCCCTTTATCAGGGCCTTCCGGGACCATATATCTGTGGCGACAGTGAACCGGGCAGCCGAAACAGGCAGCCATCCCTATCGAGAATTTGAGCATGTTCTCGGCATACAGACTCCCCCC
This window harbors:
- a CDS encoding 4Fe-4S dicluster domain-containing protein, translated to MKKMLIVDHSKCTGCRLCEVVCSVNKNGTVNPGRAMVAVVKWDQDCIAIPMLCQQCESAPCMAVCPVKALARDEDVGRVAVNYDLCIGCRFCVAVCPFGAMGFDPAARKIIKCDLCDGEPACAKFCETKALQYIDVTTANREKRRQAAEVLSDLIRKAGAR
- a CDS encoding aldehyde ferredoxin oxidoreductase family protein; amino-acid sequence: MQEQKIAYIDLSSGHIQKQPIPEKMRRMYLGGRGIDVYLMYNHIPPGSDPMGPENVLTFSAGLLGGTLAPSSGRCHIGAKSPLTGFIGSSNMGGFFAPELRFAGFDHLVIKGKAEKPVYLWVHDGDIEIRDAAHLWGKDTFETPAIIRKGHQDDEIKVACIGLAGENLVRYACVLGGLKNAAGRTGMGCVMGSKKLKAIAVRGTQDLGISYTKEAMGYLEHIMGLLRNSPAMKEFSRLGTPAWHDTSDMIGRVRNRNFQRNQVPDGGSLYAENMLKFSIGMAACFGCPVHCRHRYMVPEGPDKGKYMEGPEWSTLAALTAEVDCKRMEVALVGNYLVNKYGVDSLELGSMVSWAIELYEKGIIDDRVTDGLKLEWGNEQVLYEMVHRIAKRQGLGDILAEGPLRAIEKLGEKSRYYNVHIKGMSCLHTDERATPSHSLGIAVATRGADHLRNRPGLDAHLLPPEIRDKLFGFPVPEMNAYEGSGRLIRWHELLYAIPDALGTCKFYPLFMSPSSIGYEDYCKLVHYIAGLDLSPSGMMEIAERICTLERMFNNREGAKRKDDTLPERYFVEPTPLGPPGFKDRTIDREKFEGLLDEYYEVYGWDRNGVPKSETLVRLGLDQEPSHII
- a CDS encoding dodecin family protein, with product MTDGAGSVYDVIEVIGTSTQSWEKAAAVAVETAAKTLEDLRIAEVVEMDMQIDNGKVRAYRTKLKLSFKYHPER